The Hemitrygon akajei unplaced genomic scaffold, sHemAka1.3 Scf000048, whole genome shotgun sequence genome contains a region encoding:
- the LOC140720938 gene encoding uncharacterized protein: protein MAQQRVHTRGQPFTCTVYGKGFTQSSTLLEHQRVHTGERPFTCSVCGKGFTQSSNLQIHQRVHTGEKPFTCSVCGKGFTRSSNLLVHQRVHTGERPFTCPDCGKGFTQSSNLLVHLRVHTGEKPFTCSECGKGFILSSHLQSHQRVHTGEKPFTCSECGKGFTQSSSLLVHQRVHTGERPFTCSDCGKGFTQSANLLVHQLVHTGEKPFTCSVCGKGFILSSHLQRHQRVHTGERPFTCSVCGKGFTQSSNLQNHQRVHTGERPFTCSVCGKGFTQSSNLQNHQRVHTGEKPFTCLDCGIGFTQSSQLLAYESVHSGDWPLL, encoded by the coding sequence atggcacaacAACGTGTTCACACCAGGGggcagccattcacctgcacagtctacgggaagggattcactcagtcatccaccctactggaacatcagcgagttcacactggggagaggccattcacctgctcagtctgtgggaagggattcactcagtcatccaacctacagattcatcagcgagttcacactggggagaagccattcacctgctcagtctgtgggaagggattcacccggtcatccaacctactggtacatcagcgagttcacactggggagaggccattcacctgcccagactgtgggaagggcttcactcagtcatccaacctactggtacatctgcgagttcacactggggagaagccattcacatgctcagaatgtgggaagggattcatactgtcatcccacctacagagtcatcagcgagttcacactggggagaagccattcacctgctcagaatgtgggaagggattcactcagtcatccagcctactggtacatcagcgagttcacactggggagaggccattcacctgctcagattgtgggaagggctTCACTCAGTCAgccaacctactggtacatcagctagttcacactggggagaagccattcacctgctcagtctgtgggaagggattcatactgtcatcccacctacagagacaccagcgagttcacactggggagaggccattcacctgctcagtctgtgggaagggattcactcagtcatccaacctacagaatcatcagcgagttcacactggggagaggccattcacctgctcagtctgtgggaagggattcactcagtcatccaacctacagaatcatcagcgagttcacactggggagaagccattcacctgcttagactgtgggataggattcactcagtcatcacaaCTACTGGCATATGagtcagttcacagtggggactggccgttgttatga